The Vibrio nitrifigilis genome window below encodes:
- a CDS encoding XTP/dITP diphosphatase has translation MKKIVLATGNQGKVREMSDLLADFGFDVVAQTELNVSSVPETGTTFIENAIIKARHAAQETGFAAIADDSGLEVDYLKGAPGIYSARYAGEDASDEENLNKLLNAMEGVPQEQRTARFHCVLVYMRHAEDPTPLVCHGQWEGHILTESHGTNGFGYDPIFWVPEEQCASAELEPARKKQLSHRGIALKKLFTALEEQHA, from the coding sequence ATGAAAAAAATTGTATTAGCGACTGGCAACCAAGGTAAAGTTCGTGAAATGTCCGATCTATTGGCTGATTTTGGTTTCGACGTAGTGGCGCAAACTGAACTGAACGTATCTTCTGTTCCTGAAACAGGCACAACGTTTATCGAAAATGCCATTATAAAAGCTCGCCATGCTGCACAAGAAACGGGCTTTGCTGCTATTGCTGATGATTCAGGTTTAGAAGTCGACTATCTAAAAGGGGCGCCAGGTATCTATTCAGCGCGTTATGCGGGTGAAGATGCATCCGATGAAGAGAACTTGAATAAACTACTTAACGCAATGGAAGGTGTTCCTCAAGAGCAACGTACCGCTCGTTTCCATTGTGTATTGGTGTACATGCGCCACGCCGAGGATCCAACGCCACTCGTATGCCACGGTCAATGGGAAGGTCATATCTTAACGGAATCTCATGGTACAAACGGGTTTGGTTACGACCCTATTTTTTGGGTACCAGAAGAACAATGTGCTTCTGCTGAGCTAGAACCTGCTCGTAAAAAGCAACTGTCCCATCGCGGCATTGCCCTGAAAAAATTATTTACAGCCCTAGAAGAGCAACACGCTTAA
- the yggU gene encoding DUF167 family protein YggU — protein MDAIWLDKDDLILRLYIQPKASRDRIVGLHGDEIKVAITAPPVDGKANAHLAKFLAKQCKVAKGNVLIEKGELGRHKQLRIAQPSQIPESLLAFLNPS, from the coding sequence ATGGATGCCATTTGGCTGGACAAGGATGACCTTATCTTAAGGCTCTACATCCAACCGAAAGCCAGTAGAGACAGGATTGTAGGATTACATGGCGATGAAATAAAAGTCGCGATTACCGCGCCACCGGTTGATGGTAAAGCCAATGCACATTTAGCCAAGTTTTTGGCCAAACAGTGCAAAGTGGCAAAAGGTAACGTGCTGATAGAAAAAGGCGAATTGGGCCGACATAAACAGCTCAGGATCGCTCAACCAAGCCAAATACCAGAGTCACTATTGGCATTCCTCAATCCATCATAA
- the trmB gene encoding tRNA (guanosine(46)-N7)-methyltransferase TrmB, producing the protein MSEVTTNEFTDDGKIVRKIRSFVRREGRLTKGQEAALNECWPTMGIDYQKQLLDWKAVYGNDNPVVLEIGFGMGASLVEMAKNAPEKNFLGIEVHSPGVGACLASAREAGVTNLRVMCHDAVEVFEHMIPDSSLTTLQLFFPDPWHKKRHHKRRIVQLEFAEMVRQKLQVESGIFHMATDWENYAEHMIEVMNQAPGYKNIAVEGDYVPRPDDRPLTKFEARGHRLGHGVWDIKYKRIS; encoded by the coding sequence ATGAGTGAAGTAACCACTAACGAGTTCACTGACGACGGTAAAATTGTACGAAAAATTCGTAGTTTCGTTCGTCGTGAAGGTCGACTAACAAAAGGTCAGGAAGCCGCTTTAAATGAGTGCTGGCCAACAATGGGAATTGATTACCAAAAACAATTGCTAGATTGGAAGGCAGTGTATGGTAATGATAATCCGGTGGTTCTGGAAATTGGTTTTGGTATGGGAGCGTCTTTGGTTGAAATGGCCAAAAATGCACCTGAGAAAAACTTCTTAGGTATTGAAGTACATAGCCCTGGCGTTGGTGCGTGTTTAGCGTCTGCTCGTGAAGCAGGAGTCACTAACTTACGCGTGATGTGTCACGATGCGGTTGAAGTGTTCGAGCATATGATTCCTGATAGTAGCCTGACTACATTGCAACTGTTTTTCCCAGACCCTTGGCATAAAAAACGTCACCATAAGCGCCGTATTGTTCAGCTAGAGTTCGCCGAAATGGTGCGTCAAAAACTGCAAGTGGAATCCGGTATTTTCCACATGGCAACAGACTGGGAAAACTACGCAGAACACATGATTGAAGTGATGAATCAAGCTCCTGGATACAAAAATATCGCTGTAGAAGGCGATTATGTTCCTCGTCCTGATGATCGTCCATTAACCAAATTTGAAGCGCGTGGCCATCGTTTAGGCCATGGTGTTTGGGATATTAAATACAAACGCATTAGCTAA
- the djlA gene encoding co-chaperone DjlA, giving the protein MQIFGKILGAFFGFLFGGPIGLLFGLFLGHQFDKARRLSQAGFSSGAFNGPSQAERQQEFFNAAFAVMGHVAKAKGKVTRQEIELATQVMDRMGLSGEQRRIAQDAFRQGKEADFPLDQVLEKIRILTSGRFDLLQIFIELQVSSAFADGELDPSERELLFKIAAGLGFSAQQLEQRLRMQEAAFRFQRGGGFGGQQQYSGQQQSGSWQQESAASQLEDAYEILGVSADADAKAIKRAYRKLMNEHHPDKLIAKGLPPEMMNVAKEKSQQIQHAYDVIKKVKGIH; this is encoded by the coding sequence ATGCAGATTTTTGGCAAAATTCTTGGCGCCTTTTTCGGGTTTCTGTTTGGCGGACCGATCGGATTATTATTTGGATTATTTCTTGGCCATCAATTTGATAAAGCTAGACGCTTAAGTCAAGCTGGTTTTTCCTCCGGGGCATTCAATGGCCCGAGTCAGGCCGAACGTCAACAAGAGTTTTTTAATGCGGCATTTGCCGTGATGGGACATGTAGCGAAAGCAAAAGGGAAGGTGACTCGGCAAGAGATTGAGTTAGCGACTCAAGTCATGGATCGTATGGGGTTATCTGGCGAACAACGTCGTATTGCTCAGGATGCATTTCGCCAAGGTAAAGAAGCTGATTTTCCTTTAGACCAAGTATTGGAAAAAATTCGGATTTTAACTTCTGGCAGGTTTGATCTACTCCAAATCTTTATTGAACTTCAAGTTTCATCAGCGTTTGCTGATGGTGAGTTAGATCCAAGTGAACGAGAACTACTTTTTAAAATTGCAGCAGGACTGGGTTTTTCGGCTCAGCAACTCGAACAGCGTTTACGTATGCAAGAAGCTGCGTTTCGTTTTCAACGAGGTGGCGGCTTTGGTGGTCAACAGCAATATTCAGGTCAGCAGCAATCAGGAAGCTGGCAGCAGGAGTCTGCGGCGAGTCAGCTCGAAGATGCTTATGAGATTTTAGGTGTATCGGCCGATGCGGATGCTAAAGCGATAAAACGTGCTTATCGCAAACTGATGAATGAGCACCATCCTGATAAGCTGATTGCAAAAGGGTTACCTCCAGAGATGATGAATGTTGCTAAAGAGAAATCACAGCAGATACAGCATGCTTATGATGTGATTAAAAAAGTGAAAGGTATTCATTGA
- the lptD gene encoding LPS assembly protein LptD yields MLRFSRTFLAASISAALFAPLTQAAEDTQVNSSLKPAAIDQCIINEPEQENSKEQPINVEADKLEAINGNKATYSGNVVVTQGKKRIKAQSVTLHQKENVVVAEGDVQFNDGQVKTRSDKATNNLNSDEMTLENTDYKFLCQPGRGHAVYVARTGKKVYQIEDGSITSCPEGDSSWRFVASSIDVDQDEEEATFYNPRFEIQNVPVMYLPLLTVPIGDKRKTGFLYPSVSYGSKDGMEMEVPFYWNLAPNYDLETSLHYMQKRGVQLNSKFRYLSELGSGEITSEYLPDDKDYDGDGARWGFQYEHNGIYNKNWKFTIDYSKVSDIDYFTDLSSSVGNREDGQLMQEGEAKYRSDNWDASLLVRNFQLLTESDSDLPYKLLPELSYNYYAPELMRYLDFDVKSHIARFENDSDNKPSATRVHVEPGLTIPLANTWGNWTTEARMLGTYYQQDLTGVDLTDIKADGYDLKESTSRFVPEFRSHAGITLESNDKFLGEYTQTLEPQVQYLYIPKRDQKEIYSYYDTTLLQTDYYGLFRSNPYSSIDYIASANQVSYGATTRFFDDQYKERFNLSFGQIFYFHSASTPQDVDDEESSSDFSAWALESDFNYDDYLFYHGGLQFDTDKNDVQTANSTLEYRFDKGYVQANYRYVSLDYIQEQASFITKDNYKYYTTDGLSQVGLLGAYQLSPKWYATGQYFYDLTTDEPLEWIAGLRYTSDCWYMGFTYSRELDHWESSLYNYPDADPVYENNFGLSFGIIGLGTNMGTDLISSSSSLGYGRPFFLNN; encoded by the coding sequence ATGTTACGTTTTTCCCGCACGTTTTTAGCCGCTTCTATTAGCGCGGCTCTATTCGCGCCTCTAACTCAAGCTGCTGAAGACACTCAAGTTAATAGCTCGCTAAAACCGGCTGCCATTGATCAATGCATCATCAATGAACCTGAGCAGGAAAACTCGAAGGAACAGCCTATCAATGTCGAGGCCGATAAGCTAGAAGCAATTAATGGTAATAAAGCCACTTATTCTGGCAATGTTGTTGTCACTCAGGGTAAAAAGCGTATCAAAGCGCAAAGTGTTACGCTCCATCAAAAAGAAAATGTTGTCGTTGCTGAAGGTGATGTGCAATTTAATGATGGACAAGTCAAGACCCGTTCAGATAAAGCAACAAACAACCTTAACTCTGATGAGATGACATTAGAGAACACAGATTATAAATTTCTCTGTCAACCTGGACGTGGACATGCCGTTTATGTCGCTCGTACAGGTAAAAAAGTTTATCAAATTGAAGATGGCTCTATTACCTCATGTCCTGAAGGTGATAGCTCGTGGCGTTTCGTTGCTTCAAGCATCGATGTCGACCAAGATGAAGAAGAGGCAACTTTTTATAACCCACGCTTTGAAATTCAAAACGTCCCAGTGATGTATTTACCTCTTTTAACCGTGCCTATTGGCGATAAACGTAAAACAGGTTTTCTATACCCTAGCGTTTCCTATGGTTCGAAAGACGGTATGGAAATGGAGGTGCCATTTTACTGGAACTTAGCTCCAAATTACGATTTAGAAACCTCTTTGCACTATATGCAAAAACGAGGCGTACAATTAAATAGTAAATTCCGTTACTTATCTGAACTAGGCTCTGGGGAAATCACCTCAGAATATCTCCCTGATGATAAAGACTATGATGGTGACGGCGCTCGCTGGGGCTTCCAGTATGAACACAATGGCATTTACAATAAAAACTGGAAATTCACGATCGACTACTCAAAAGTCAGTGATATTGATTACTTTACAGATTTGAGTTCTAGTGTTGGTAATCGTGAAGATGGCCAGCTAATGCAAGAAGGTGAAGCAAAATACCGTTCAGATAACTGGGATGCTTCACTGCTAGTACGTAACTTCCAGTTATTAACCGAAAGTGACAGTGATCTTCCATACAAATTGCTGCCAGAGCTGTCTTATAACTACTACGCACCAGAATTGATGCGTTATCTAGACTTCGATGTAAAAAGCCATATTGCGCGTTTTGAAAATGATTCAGATAACAAGCCATCAGCGACTCGTGTTCACGTTGAACCAGGATTGACGATTCCACTGGCAAATACCTGGGGTAATTGGACAACTGAAGCTCGCATGTTAGGGACGTATTATCAACAAGATCTCACTGGTGTTGATCTCACGGATATCAAAGCAGACGGTTACGATCTTAAAGAAAGCACCTCACGCTTTGTTCCTGAGTTTCGAAGTCACGCGGGTATTACCTTAGAAAGTAATGATAAGTTCTTAGGGGAATACACTCAGACGCTAGAACCTCAAGTTCAGTATCTCTATATTCCAAAGCGTGACCAAAAAGAAATTTACTCTTACTACGATACAACTCTATTGCAAACTGACTATTACGGGTTATTCCGTTCTAATCCATACAGCAGTATCGATTACATAGCGTCAGCAAACCAAGTGAGTTACGGTGCGACCACCCGTTTCTTTGATGACCAGTATAAAGAGCGCTTTAACTTATCTTTTGGTCAGATTTTCTACTTCCATTCAGCCTCAACACCTCAAGACGTTGATGATGAAGAGAGCAGCTCTGACTTCTCAGCTTGGGCATTAGAAAGTGACTTTAACTACGATGATTACTTGTTCTATCATGGCGGCCTTCAGTTTGATACTGATAAAAATGACGTACAAACAGCAAACAGCACGTTGGAATATCGCTTCGATAAAGGCTACGTTCAAGCAAACTATCGCTATGTGAGCTTAGATTACATCCAAGAGCAAGCGAGCTTTATCACCAAAGACAACTACAAGTATTACACGACAGATGGTCTATCGCAGGTTGGATTGTTAGGCGCTTATCAGTTATCCCCAAAATGGTACGCGACCGGGCAATATTTCTATGATTTAACAACGGATGAACCTTTAGAGTGGATTGCTGGTCTACGTTATACCTCTGATTGTTGGTATATGGGCTTTACCTATAGTCGAGAGCTAGACCACTGGGAAAGCAGCTTATATAACTACCCAGATGCAGACCCAGTCTACGAAAATAACTTTGGCTTAAGCTTTGGCATCATTGGATTAGGTACCAATATGGGTACTGACCTGATATCAAGCAGTAGCTCATTAGGCTACGGACGACCATTTTTCTTAAATAACTAG
- a CDS encoding YggT family protein yields the protein MNAMSFLISTLLDLYIMVVILRIWLQAARADFYNPFSQFVVKATQPIVGPLRRFIPSIGSIDVATLLFAYVLCVVKFVLLTLISTGGAMNFSTFYLFLGLLALVKAAGGLLFWVLIIRAILSWVSQGRSPIEYLFHQLTEPMLAPLRRIIPVMGGLDLSVLALFIILQFANFLMGDIIGPIWYQL from the coding sequence ATGAACGCAATGAGTTTTCTAATCTCCACTTTGCTCGACTTGTATATCATGGTTGTGATTCTCCGCATCTGGCTACAAGCAGCGCGTGCAGATTTCTACAACCCATTTTCTCAGTTCGTCGTAAAAGCGACACAACCGATTGTCGGTCCACTACGCCGTTTTATCCCTTCAATAGGTAGTATTGATGTAGCGACTCTCTTGTTTGCTTACGTACTATGTGTTGTGAAATTCGTATTGCTCACGCTAATTTCAACAGGCGGAGCGATGAACTTCAGCACTTTCTATCTGTTTTTAGGGCTATTGGCTCTCGTAAAAGCAGCAGGTGGATTGCTATTTTGGGTATTAATTATTCGCGCAATTTTAAGTTGGGTAAGCCAAGGCCGTAGCCCTATCGAATATCTATTCCATCAACTAACCGAACCAATGCTAGCCCCTTTGCGCCGCATTATCCCGGTAATGGGTGGATTAGACCTGAGTGTATTAGCGCTATTTATTATCCTGCAATTCGCTAATTTCCTTATGGGCGATATCATTGGTCCAATTTGGTATCAGCTATAA
- the mutY gene encoding A/G-specific adenine glycosylase, which produces MTPFAKSILNWYDAYGRKSLPWQQNKTAYSVWLSEIMLQQTQVATVIPYFERFMERFPTVQALAQAPQDEVLHLWTGLGYYARARNLHKAAQMVVEKHGGEFPQDIEEMNALPGIGRSTAAAVLSSVYQLPHAILDGNVKRTLARHYAVSGWPGQKKVENQLWEFAELNTPKEHVDKYNQAMMDMGAMVCTRSNPKCLLCPVQKSCQAYKQGTPLNYPGKKPKKEKPVKQAWFAMFHHDNEIWLEQRPQTGIWGGLYCFPENTHNDLQTMIDTRGIKDSTILRQETLITFRHTFSHYHLDITPVLFELSAKPDMIMEGTKGLWYNLTQPEQIGLAAPVKQLLDSLPFELMHN; this is translated from the coding sequence GTGACTCCTTTTGCAAAGTCGATCCTCAATTGGTATGACGCTTACGGACGTAAGAGCTTACCATGGCAACAAAATAAAACTGCTTACAGCGTTTGGTTATCGGAAATCATGTTGCAACAGACTCAGGTTGCTACCGTGATTCCTTATTTCGAGCGTTTTATGGAGCGCTTCCCTACCGTGCAAGCCTTAGCTCAAGCACCTCAAGATGAAGTACTGCATCTTTGGACTGGATTGGGTTATTACGCTCGAGCGCGTAACCTGCATAAAGCCGCTCAAATGGTAGTTGAAAAACATGGGGGCGAATTTCCTCAAGATATTGAGGAAATGAATGCCCTACCAGGTATTGGACGATCAACAGCAGCAGCGGTCCTTTCTTCTGTCTACCAATTGCCTCATGCTATTTTAGATGGCAATGTGAAACGCACGTTAGCACGCCATTATGCCGTTTCAGGTTGGCCTGGACAAAAAAAAGTCGAAAACCAATTGTGGGAATTTGCTGAGCTCAATACCCCAAAAGAACATGTCGATAAATACAACCAAGCAATGATGGATATGGGCGCAATGGTTTGCACTCGGAGTAATCCTAAATGCTTGCTCTGCCCAGTCCAAAAAAGTTGTCAGGCTTATAAACAAGGCACACCGCTCAATTATCCTGGTAAAAAGCCGAAAAAAGAAAAACCCGTGAAACAAGCTTGGTTTGCTATGTTCCATCACGACAATGAAATTTGGTTAGAGCAACGCCCACAAACTGGTATTTGGGGTGGGCTCTACTGTTTTCCTGAAAATACCCACAATGATCTACAAACTATGATTGATACTCGAGGGATCAAAGACTCCACGATCCTTAGACAAGAAACATTGATCACTTTTCGCCATACTTTTAGCCATTATCATCTCGATATCACGCCAGTTTTATTCGAATTGTCAGCAAAACCTGACATGATAATGGAAGGAACTAAAGGTCTTTGGTATAACTTAACTCAACCCGAACAAATCGGTTTGGCAGCCCCTGTAAAGCAATTGCTCGACAGCCTGCCATTTGAATTGATGCATAATTAA
- the glsB gene encoding glutaminase B — protein MKPTQKILTTILDEVRPLIGQGKVANYIPALAEVSNQKLGIAVFTNEGEVIKAGDAEEGFSIQSISKALSLTLAMRLYEPEEMWRRVGKEPSGQAFNSLIQLEMEQGIPRNPFINAGAIVVADMLQSRLSAPRQRLLEFVRQLCSNEHVVYDKVVANSELQHSDRNAAIAYLMRSFGNFENEVLPVLNNYFHACSITMSCVELAKTFSYLANKGRSVISGEQIITPTQSKQVNALLATCGLYDGAGEFAYRVGMPGKSGVGGGIIAIVPGEMTIAVWSPELDKSGNSLAGTKALELLAKRIGRSIF, from the coding sequence ATGAAACCGACACAAAAGATTTTAACCACTATTTTGGACGAAGTACGTCCTTTGATCGGACAGGGAAAAGTAGCGAACTATATTCCGGCGCTAGCTGAAGTATCAAATCAAAAGCTTGGTATTGCTGTCTTTACCAATGAAGGTGAGGTGATTAAAGCGGGCGATGCTGAAGAAGGCTTTTCTATTCAATCGATTTCGAAAGCGTTGAGTCTCACCCTTGCTATGCGCTTATATGAGCCTGAAGAAATGTGGCGTCGAGTAGGGAAAGAACCATCAGGACAAGCGTTTAACTCTCTTATTCAGTTAGAAATGGAGCAGGGGATCCCGCGTAATCCATTTATTAATGCTGGGGCCATTGTTGTTGCTGATATGCTGCAAAGTCGTTTATCCGCTCCTAGACAACGTTTACTCGAGTTTGTTCGTCAACTGTGTAGTAACGAGCACGTAGTATATGACAAAGTGGTTGCTAATTCCGAGTTGCAGCATAGCGATCGTAATGCGGCGATTGCCTATCTGATGCGTTCATTTGGTAATTTCGAAAACGAAGTATTACCGGTATTGAACAACTATTTTCATGCTTGTTCTATTACGATGAGTTGTGTTGAGTTGGCAAAGACGTTCAGCTATTTAGCGAACAAAGGTCGATCGGTGATTAGTGGTGAACAAATCATTACGCCAACACAAAGTAAGCAGGTGAATGCATTACTTGCCACTTGCGGTTTGTATGATGGCGCTGGAGAGTTTGCCTATAGGGTCGGGATGCCGGGTAAATCCGGTGTTGGCGGTGGGATTATCGCGATTGTTCCTGGGGAAATGACGATAGCAGTCTGGTCGCCAGAATTGGATAAATCAGGTAATTCATTAGCGGGTACGAAGGCGCTAGAGCTATTAGCAAAACGGATTGGGCGCTCCATTTTCTAA
- a CDS encoding oxidative damage protection protein has protein sequence MSRTVFCARLQKEAEGLDFQLYPGELGKRIFDSISKEAWAEWQHKQTMLINEKKLNMMDPEHRKLLEEEMVKFLFEGQDVHIEGYTPPSE, from the coding sequence ATGAGCCGCACTGTATTTTGTGCTCGCCTACAAAAAGAAGCGGAAGGTCTCGACTTCCAACTTTATCCAGGTGAATTGGGTAAACGCATCTTTGATTCAATATCTAAAGAAGCTTGGGCAGAATGGCAACACAAACAAACCATGCTGATCAATGAAAAAAAATTAAATATGATGGATCCAGAACATCGTAAATTACTAGAAGAAGAAATGGTTAAGTTTCTATTTGAAGGACAAGACGTCCACATTGAAGGTTATACCCCACCAAGTGAATAA
- the mltC gene encoding membrane-bound lytic murein transglycosylase MltC: MKPYLYCLVLFLLTGCSREMIAKLYDIDYEPTNRFAKNLAQLPGQYRKDTAALDALINSFSGKIEQKWGRKEIKIAGKRNYVKYIDNYLSRTEVNFDKGTILVETVATTEPKQHLRQAIITTLLTPDNPSQVDLFSSKNVQLQGQPFLYKQVVDQDHQPIQWSWRAKRFADYLITHQLKVKKVDFKKSYYVEIPMVADQIEIRSYKYANIVRRAAKRYGIDEDLIYAIIKTESSFNPYAVSWANAYGLMQVVPKTAGRDVFRLVKNRSGQPSPKYLFNPENNIDTGTAYFYLLKNRYLREVNNPLSLEYSMISAYNGGAGGVLNTFSRNKSRAVSDINRLQPNQVYWALTKKHPNAESRRYLEKVTRYQKEFNNK, encoded by the coding sequence ATGAAGCCTTACCTATATTGTTTAGTTCTGTTTCTCTTAACCGGTTGTAGTCGAGAGATGATAGCCAAACTCTATGATATAGATTACGAGCCAACCAACCGCTTTGCCAAAAATCTTGCCCAACTTCCAGGGCAATATAGAAAAGATACTGCAGCACTAGATGCCTTAATCAATAGTTTTTCCGGCAAAATCGAGCAGAAATGGGGCCGTAAAGAAATCAAAATCGCAGGGAAACGTAACTACGTAAAGTACATAGATAACTACCTGAGCCGGACAGAAGTCAACTTTGATAAAGGGACAATCTTGGTTGAAACTGTTGCGACGACAGAACCAAAGCAACATTTGCGTCAGGCAATTATCACCACTCTTCTAACCCCAGATAACCCTTCTCAAGTCGATTTATTCTCTTCCAAAAACGTACAACTTCAAGGACAACCGTTCTTGTATAAACAGGTTGTCGATCAAGATCATCAGCCCATCCAATGGTCGTGGCGTGCAAAACGCTTTGCCGATTACTTGATTACACATCAACTCAAAGTTAAAAAGGTCGATTTTAAAAAGTCTTACTATGTGGAAATCCCCATGGTAGCTGATCAAATTGAAATACGTAGTTACAAGTATGCAAACATCGTAAGAAGAGCGGCTAAACGCTATGGGATCGATGAAGACCTAATTTACGCCATAATAAAGACAGAAAGCAGTTTTAACCCATACGCGGTGAGCTGGGCTAATGCTTATGGGCTTATGCAAGTGGTACCCAAAACGGCGGGACGTGATGTATTCCGCTTAGTCAAAAACCGTTCAGGCCAACCTTCACCAAAATATTTATTTAATCCAGAAAACAATATTGACACAGGGACGGCCTATTTTTATCTGCTTAAAAATCGTTACTTAAGAGAAGTGAATAATCCCCTATCACTTGAATATAGTATGATTTCTGCATACAACGGTGGCGCAGGCGGTGTACTAAATACTTTTAGCCGTAATAAAAGTCGAGCAGTCAGTGATATTAATCGTCTCCAGCCTAATCAAGTTTACTGGGCACTGACTAAAAAGCACCCTAACGCAGAATCACGTCGCTATCTTGAAAAGGTCACTCGTTACCAAAAAGAGTTCAATAATAAATAA
- the hemW gene encoding radical SAM family heme chaperone HemW has product MLTPPALSLYVHIPWCVQKCPYCDFNSHALKEDIPEHDYIQALLEDLDRDIERYCLNDNPRLLHSIFIGGGTPSLISSEGIGALLSGIEARIPFEQDIEITMEANPGTIEAERFAAYRKVGVTRISIGVQSFAPDKLKALGRIHGQAEAINAAHLAHQIGLKSFNLDLMHGLPDQTQDQALNDLEQAIKLDPPHLSWYQLTIEPNTLFYSKPPELPDDDQLWDIFESGHQKLTAAGYVQYEISGYSKPGYQCQHNLNYWRFGDYLGIGCGSHGKLSFTDGRIVRTTKIKHPRGYLSAYQNMVKPYLDSEQLVADIDRPFEFFMNRFRLIEPCPKQDFVTTTGLPLEVIGPTINWAIDQGYLDENSTHWQITRKGKLFLNDLLEAFMADEDE; this is encoded by the coding sequence ATGCTGACACCTCCTGCTTTAAGTTTATATGTCCATATTCCTTGGTGTGTGCAGAAATGCCCTTACTGTGACTTTAATTCACACGCACTAAAAGAAGACATCCCTGAACACGATTATATTCAAGCACTACTTGAAGATTTAGATCGTGATATTGAGCGCTATTGCCTCAATGATAACCCACGATTATTGCACTCCATCTTCATCGGTGGAGGAACTCCAAGCCTTATTTCCTCAGAAGGAATTGGTGCATTACTCTCTGGGATAGAAGCGCGTATTCCATTCGAGCAAGATATTGAAATCACCATGGAAGCCAACCCAGGAACTATCGAAGCTGAGAGATTTGCCGCTTATCGAAAAGTGGGGGTTACGCGTATTTCGATAGGTGTACAAAGCTTTGCCCCGGATAAATTGAAAGCGCTTGGACGTATTCACGGTCAAGCTGAAGCGATCAATGCGGCGCACCTTGCCCATCAAATCGGACTGAAAAGCTTTAACTTAGATCTGATGCACGGCTTGCCCGATCAGACTCAAGATCAAGCACTGAATGATCTTGAGCAGGCGATCAAGCTAGATCCTCCGCATTTATCTTGGTATCAACTGACGATCGAACCCAATACTCTGTTTTATTCAAAACCGCCTGAATTACCCGACGATGATCAATTATGGGATATTTTTGAATCTGGTCATCAAAAGTTAACAGCTGCTGGCTACGTTCAATATGAAATATCTGGCTATAGTAAACCCGGTTATCAATGTCAGCATAACTTAAATTATTGGCGTTTTGGTGACTACCTAGGAATTGGCTGTGGTTCACACGGCAAGCTCAGCTTTACTGATGGAAGAATCGTTCGTACCACTAAGATTAAACATCCTAGAGGCTACTTATCGGCTTATCAGAATATGGTGAAACCGTATCTTGATAGCGAACAACTTGTCGCCGATATCGACCGACCATTTGAATTTTTTATGAATCGTTTTCGCTTGATTGAACCTTGTCCCAAACAAGATTTTGTTACGACAACAGGCCTACCGTTAGAGGTTATTGGACCGACTATCAATTGGGCAATAGATCAGGGGTACTTAGACGAAAACAGCACTCATTGGCAAATTACTCGCAAAGGAAAACTGTTCCTTAATGATTTGCTCGAAGCCTTTATGGCTGATGAAGATGAGTAG